In a genomic window of Candidatus Thiothrix sulfatifontis:
- a CDS encoding ProQ/FinO family protein → MSNTTDKPRQTISITRKPVTPATATTAPENGVVKRTGKRIITRDQLPAARVSIGKPTYNKPGAKPKPKAKRKPRQPPKPPKTPPSDLRARELSDSLNNFPVWLDCLPLALGIEKQIFRHIADLHLSASKRVVSKMLHYHTHKRAYLLAVGQGGMRRNLDGTEAGAITEGERDHAGRVLAAMPQST, encoded by the coding sequence ATGAGTAACACCACCGACAAACCCCGACAAACGATCAGCATCACGCGCAAGCCTGTCACGCCTGCCACCGCTACCACCGCACCAGAAAACGGCGTGGTGAAGCGTACCGGCAAGCGCATCATTACCCGCGATCAACTGCCAGCGGCGCGGGTATCCATCGGCAAGCCCACTTACAACAAGCCGGGCGCGAAACCAAAGCCCAAAGCCAAGCGCAAGCCAAGACAGCCACCCAAACCGCCCAAAACGCCACCCAGCGACCTGAGAGCGCGTGAGCTATCCGATAGCCTGAACAATTTCCCCGTATGGCTTGACTGTCTGCCGCTTGCCCTTGGCATTGAAAAGCAGATATTCCGCCACATTGCCGACTTGCACTTGTCCGCATCCAAGCGCGTCGTAAGCAAAATGTTGCACTACCACACCCACAAACGCGCCTACCTGCTGGCAGTAGGTCAAGGCGGTATGCGCCGCAACCTTGATGGAACTGAAGCGGGCGCGATAACTGAGGGTGAACGCGATCACGCCGGGCGGGTATTGGCAGCAATGCCGCAATCAACCTAG
- a CDS encoding AAA family ATPase: MDDLDEILSDYKPAECGGELPPHKEQHDRAGYQHHAEWRGNRHTADDHDHVRLVSWLSITPRQMEWAWQYWLPKGKLSLLVGAPKTGKTLLAIDLAATITSGGKFPDGTRADKSTVIFWTAEDDLDDTIVPRFKAAGGDLANVRFIDHTVSSGRGQPFNPAQDMPLLMDAIHRMDKPPALLIIDPVVSVTQDMNNALQVRMSLLPVVEMAQQHGMAVLGITHFRKSSGESGNIGERIIGSSAFLQVARMVWYAMKPPDMDSTRLFWKGDTNLAESDEGFLYEVESREAEFPEHLVTVQTAGIVWGEKVDGEALQAIIKPDGKADTAPVQAEAEDFLKQFLATGARLKADIDAEADNQGITRIALTRAKKSLGIKHRRRRGDSKYEWYLKTDHVDQPHTHDKHDQVDKHDKQAEQETFVL; the protein is encoded by the coding sequence ATGGACGATTTAGACGAAATCTTAAGTGATTACAAACCCGCTGAATGCGGCGGTGAATTACCACCACACAAGGAACAGCACGATAGGGCAGGGTATCAGCACCATGCCGAATGGCGCGGTAATCGCCATACAGCCGATGACCACGACCACGTTAGGCTTGTATCCTGGCTTTCCATTACCCCGCGTCAAATGGAATGGGCGTGGCAGTATTGGCTACCTAAAGGCAAGTTGTCATTGCTGGTAGGTGCACCCAAGACGGGCAAAACATTGCTGGCAATTGACCTAGCGGCAACGATTACCAGCGGCGGCAAGTTTCCAGATGGTACGCGGGCGGATAAATCCACCGTCATTTTCTGGACGGCTGAAGATGACCTCGACGACACCATTGTTCCACGGTTCAAGGCGGCGGGGGGCGACTTGGCAAACGTGCGGTTTATCGACCACACGGTTTCCAGTGGACGCGGGCAACCGTTCAACCCGGCGCAAGACATGCCCTTGCTGATGGATGCGATACACCGCATGGACAAGCCGCCTGCTTTGTTGATCATTGACCCAGTGGTAAGCGTAACCCAAGACATGAACAATGCTTTACAGGTGCGTATGTCATTGCTACCCGTGGTGGAAATGGCGCAACAACACGGCATGGCAGTGTTGGGTATAACCCATTTCCGTAAATCGTCGGGCGAATCGGGAAACATTGGTGAGCGCATCATCGGCAGTTCTGCTTTCCTACAGGTGGCGCGGATGGTGTGGTACGCGATGAAACCGCCTGATATGGATTCAACCCGCTTGTTTTGGAAAGGCGATACAAATCTAGCAGAATCAGACGAAGGCTTTCTTTACGAAGTCGAAAGCCGTGAAGCTGAATTCCCTGAACATCTCGTGACGGTGCAAACGGCGGGCATTGTATGGGGTGAGAAGGTGGATGGTGAAGCCTTGCAAGCCATTATCAAACCTGATGGCAAAGCCGACACCGCACCAGTGCAGGCGGAAGCAGAGGATTTCTTGAAGCAGTTCCTCGCAACTGGTGCACGGCTGAAGGCGGATATTGACGCAGAGGCAGACAATCAGGGGATTACCCGCATTGCTTTGACTCGTGCTAAGAAGTCGTTAGGTATCAAACACCGTAGACGGCGCGGCGATAGTAAGTATGAGTGGTATCTGAAAACCGATCATGTTGATCAACCACACACACATGATAAACATGATCAAGTTGATAAACATGATAAACAAGCCGAACAGGAAACGTTTGTTCTATGA
- a CDS encoding type II toxin-antitoxin system Phd/YefM family antitoxin, with protein MQTVTYSDARNNLATLLDKAVNEHQPITITRKNGKSAVLVDLDDYTKLAAYNPNWLEEELDKIAREEGRR; from the coding sequence ATGCAGACAGTAACCTACAGTGACGCCCGCAATAACCTAGCAACCCTGCTAGACAAAGCCGTAAATGAGCATCAGCCGATTACCATCACCCGCAAAAATGGCAAAAGCGCGGTACTGGTAGACCTTGATGATTACACCAAACTAGCCGCCTATAACCCGAATTGGCTGGAAGAGGAACTTGATAAAATCGCAAGGGAAGAGGGGCGACGCTAA
- a CDS encoding AlpA family phage regulatory protein, giving the protein MLKPINQDPHPISGVPQPHDRAARLPEVIQITQRSKTMIYEDIRAGRFPAGFLIGKKARAWMLSDVMGWLASRKQGGAM; this is encoded by the coding sequence ATGTTAAAGCCTATAAATCAAGATCCGCATCCAATTAGCGGTGTACCCCAACCCCATGACCGTGCAGCGCGGTTGCCAGAGGTCATCCAGATTACGCAAAGATCAAAAACAATGATTTATGAGGATATTCGGGCGGGGCGTTTTCCGGCGGGTTTTCTCATCGGCAAGAAGGCGCGGGCGTGGATGTTATCCGACGTGATGGGGTGGCTGGCAAGCCGCAAGCAAGGCGGTGCAATGTGA